A stretch of Pirellulales bacterium DNA encodes these proteins:
- the coxB gene encoding cytochrome c oxidase subunit II, with protein sequence MIKRILNWAPGFWAILFLLVPIGGVLTFVLAPSYRIWLPQDVSEHGRVIDGLFMFILYLTGVVFIATECVMFYFLWKYSEKKTTEPVAFSHGSHSLEVVWTIIPAVTLLFIAIYQMDAWAANKMRAPEMAPTCEVTGRQFNWDFRYPGPDGELYTADDIVRTDGKLYLPYGEEVLLKITSADVLHSFFLPNLRLKQDVVPGMVQSMWFKATEGGSFDIVCAELCGWGHYKMKGEITLLPRPEYEKKLEELRADANTSTVAVPAGN encoded by the coding sequence ATGATCAAGCGAATTCTCAACTGGGCTCCCGGTTTCTGGGCGATCCTGTTCTTGCTGGTGCCGATCGGCGGGGTGCTGACCTTCGTCCTGGCGCCGAGCTATCGAATCTGGTTGCCGCAGGACGTCTCGGAGCACGGCCGGGTGATCGACGGCCTGTTCATGTTCATTCTTTATCTGACCGGGGTGGTGTTCATCGCGACCGAGTGCGTGATGTTCTACTTTCTCTGGAAGTACAGCGAGAAGAAGACGACCGAACCGGTCGCATTCAGTCACGGCAGCCACTCGCTGGAGGTCGTGTGGACGATCATCCCCGCGGTGACGCTGCTGTTCATCGCGATTTACCAGATGGACGCCTGGGCCGCGAACAAGATGCGGGCCCCCGAAATGGCTCCAACCTGCGAAGTGACCGGCCGGCAGTTCAATTGGGACTTCCGCTACCCGGGCCCCGACGGCGAACTCTATACGGCCGACGACATTGTGCGGACCGACGGCAAGCTTTACCTCCCCTACGGCGAGGAGGTGTTGCTGAAGATCACCAGCGCCGACGTGCTCCACAGCTTCTTCCTCCCGAACCTGCGGCTGAAGCAGGACGTGGTCCCGGGCATGGTGCAAAGCATGTGGTTCAAGGCGACCGAAGGGGGGAGCTTCGACATCGTTTGCGCCGAACTGTGCGGCTGGGGCCACTACAAGATGAAGGGCGAGATCACCCTGCTGCCCCGTCCAGAGTACGAGAAGAAACTGGAAGAACTGCGGGCCGACGCCAACACGTCCACCGTCGCGGTCCCCGCGGGGAACTGA
- a CDS encoding cbb3-type cytochrome c oxidase subunit I: protein MSTVSIDSTAGHGHAEHAPAGGFLRTYVFSLDHKIIGLQFLFSTLIWFIVGGLLALGVRWQLAYPWRPMPILGSLLAQGEGGQIAPEVYTMLVTMHASVMIFFVIIPVLAGAFGNFLIPLMIGADDMAFPTLNMLSYWFMWPAFLAMGSSFFVEGGASAGGWTAYPPFALTQGTGQTLWLIGLTMVGVSSMMGSVNYLTTIIQMRAPGMTMFRLPMTIWGMFITAVLQAFALPVLTAAGFMQMSDLKLGTGFFIPDGWTANNELAQSGGGQPLLWQHLFWFYSHPAVYIMILPAMGMVSDMLSCFSRKPLFGYKPMVYSIAGIAGLGFIVWGHHMFVSGMNPALGMTFMVSTMMIALPSAIKTFNWLGTIWRGNLQFTTPMLFSLAFVSMFIIGGLSGIFMAATPVDIFIHDTYFIVAHFHYVLFAGTAMAVLGAIYFWFPKMFGRMMNDSWGKVHFALTFVLMNLVFYPMHILGMQGFPRRLADPYHYATFRHLLPLNQFMSWCAFLLVGVQILFVINFFWSMFFGPRCGRNPWKANGLEWQAPSPPGHGNFDFQPMIYRGPYEYNSPEVSEDYYPQTQPPAEGVVPAPAH, encoded by the coding sequence ATGAGTACTGTTTCGATCGACTCGACCGCCGGCCACGGCCACGCCGAGCACGCCCCTGCGGGCGGGTTCCTGCGGACCTACGTCTTCTCGCTCGATCATAAGATCATCGGCTTGCAGTTTCTGTTCAGCACGCTGATTTGGTTCATCGTGGGGGGGCTCTTGGCCTTAGGGGTTCGTTGGCAGCTTGCCTACCCCTGGCGGCCGATGCCGATCCTGGGGAGTCTGCTTGCCCAAGGAGAAGGGGGGCAGATCGCTCCCGAGGTCTACACGATGCTGGTGACGATGCACGCCAGCGTGATGATCTTCTTCGTGATCATTCCGGTGCTGGCCGGGGCGTTCGGCAATTTTCTGATCCCGCTGATGATCGGCGCCGACGACATGGCGTTTCCGACGCTCAACATGCTGAGCTACTGGTTCATGTGGCCGGCGTTTCTGGCGATGGGTTCGAGCTTTTTCGTGGAAGGAGGGGCCTCCGCAGGGGGCTGGACCGCCTATCCTCCCTTTGCGCTCACGCAGGGGACAGGACAAACCCTATGGCTCATTGGGCTCACCATGGTCGGCGTCTCGTCGATGATGGGGTCGGTCAATTACCTGACGACGATCATTCAGATGCGGGCGCCAGGCATGACGATGTTCCGATTGCCGATGACCATCTGGGGGATGTTCATCACCGCCGTGCTGCAAGCCTTTGCGCTGCCGGTCCTTACTGCTGCCGGGTTCATGCAGATGAGCGACCTGAAGCTCGGTACGGGATTCTTCATCCCCGACGGCTGGACGGCGAACAACGAACTTGCCCAGTCGGGGGGCGGCCAGCCGCTGTTATGGCAGCACCTGTTCTGGTTCTACAGCCACCCGGCGGTGTACATCATGATCCTGCCGGCGATGGGCATGGTGTCCGACATGCTCAGTTGCTTCTCCCGCAAACCGTTGTTCGGATACAAGCCGATGGTCTACTCCATCGCGGGCATCGCGGGTCTGGGATTCATCGTGTGGGGGCACCACATGTTCGTCTCGGGCATGAACCCGGCGTTGGGGATGACCTTCATGGTCTCGACGATGATGATCGCTCTGCCCAGCGCGATTAAGACCTTCAACTGGCTGGGGACGATCTGGCGGGGCAATCTCCAGTTCACGACCCCCATGTTGTTCTCGCTGGCGTTCGTGTCGATGTTCATCATCGGCGGCCTGTCGGGGATATTCATGGCCGCCACGCCGGTCGACATCTTCATTCACGACACGTACTTCATCGTCGCCCACTTCCATTACGTGCTGTTCGCCGGCACCGCGATGGCCGTCTTGGGGGCGATCTACTTTTGGTTCCCCAAGATGTTCGGACGGATGATGAACGACTCGTGGGGCAAGGTTCACTTCGCTTTGACGTTCGTGCTGATGAACCTCGTGTTCTATCCCATGCACATCCTGGGGATGCAGGGATTCCCGCGGCGGTTGGCCGACCCGTACCACTACGCGACGTTCCGACACTTGTTGCCGCTGAACCAGTTCATGAGCTGGTGCGCATTTTTGCTCGTCGGAGTGCAGATCCTCTTCGTGATCAACTTCTTCTGGAGCATGTTCTTCGGGCCCCGCTGCGGGCGCAATCCGTGGAAGGCCAATGGGCTGGAATGGCAGGCGCCTAGCCCGCCGGGGCATGGGAACTTCGACTTCCAGCCGATGATCTACCGCGGCCCATACGAGTACAACTCGCCCGAGGTAAGCGAAGACTATTACCCGCAGACCCAACCCCCCGCCGAAGGCGTCGTCCCCGCCCCGGCGCACTGA
- a CDS encoding c-type cytochrome, with product MKHILASVQLLLVAAVVAALAGCDQVEPPNFRLNMVRMVGPNNNEIGPEYRQEIANVLDGLFGTPDEPIALADSGLSQTRLALSAGPAWSDEGGVGHGLYRKHCVHCHGVSGDGRGPTARFLNPYPRDYRMGTFKFKSNANAARPTDEDLRRILWNGAPGTSMPSFSLLGEGELESLVEYVKYLAMRGEAERALADYVYNELGEDEVEGEDGTTRLVRIPLNPVDGQYADEQREAIAEIVAGVVEAWGEANDSIVVPADGDIPDDDRSAEEIAASVAKGRELFYDKRANCYTCHGPTGLGDGQTTDYDNWTKEQLAVIEATTQLEKSIAEDRADPELDEEGEAELAVNIQLLADRKDVLATLYPVRNAIPRNLRAGVYRGGRRRVDVFWRIHEGIPGSPMPGAGATLSNSEIWNIVDYVLSLPYEAASTPQKALPTNIQAIAK from the coding sequence ATGAAGCACATACTTGCCAGCGTCCAATTGCTCCTCGTCGCGGCGGTCGTCGCCGCGCTTGCGGGCTGTGATCAGGTCGAACCGCCGAACTTTCGGCTGAACATGGTTCGCATGGTCGGACCGAACAACAACGAAATCGGCCCCGAGTACCGCCAAGAAATCGCCAACGTGCTCGACGGGTTGTTCGGCACGCCTGACGAACCGATCGCTCTCGCCGATTCGGGCTTGAGCCAGACCCGGCTCGCTCTGTCGGCCGGCCCCGCGTGGAGCGACGAGGGAGGCGTCGGTCACGGGCTCTATCGCAAACACTGCGTCCATTGCCACGGGGTGAGCGGCGACGGGCGAGGGCCGACGGCGCGGTTTCTCAACCCTTATCCCCGCGACTACCGGATGGGGACGTTCAAGTTCAAATCGAATGCCAACGCCGCTCGCCCGACTGACGAGGACCTCCGCCGGATCCTCTGGAACGGCGCCCCCGGGACCTCGATGCCCTCGTTTTCGCTGCTGGGCGAGGGGGAACTCGAATCGCTTGTCGAGTACGTGAAGTACCTCGCGATGCGCGGCGAGGCGGAGCGGGCGCTGGCCGACTACGTCTACAACGAGCTCGGCGAGGACGAAGTCGAAGGCGAGGACGGCACGACGCGCCTGGTGCGGATCCCGCTCAACCCCGTCGACGGCCAATATGCCGACGAGCAGCGCGAGGCGATCGCCGAGATCGTCGCGGGGGTCGTCGAGGCGTGGGGCGAAGCCAACGATTCGATCGTCGTTCCGGCGGACGGCGACATCCCCGACGACGATCGCAGCGCGGAAGAGATCGCCGCGTCGGTCGCCAAGGGTCGCGAATTGTTCTACGACAAGCGGGCCAACTGTTACACCTGCCACGGGCCGACCGGCCTGGGCGACGGACAGACGACCGATTACGACAACTGGACCAAAGAGCAACTGGCCGTCATCGAAGCGACGACTCAACTCGAAAAGTCGATCGCCGAAGATCGGGCCGACCCGGAACTTGACGAAGAGGGCGAGGCCGAACTCGCGGTCAACATCCAGTTGCTGGCCGACCGCAAGGACGTGCTCGCCACGCTTTACCCGGTGAGGAACGCGATCCCGCGTAATCTGCGGGCTGGCGTCTATCGCGGCGGCCGACGGCGGGTCGACGTCTTCTGGCGGATTCATGAAGGGATCCCAGGGTCGCCTATGCCGGGCGCCGGGGCGACTTTGTCGAACTCCGAAATCTGGAACATCGTCGACTACGTCCTGTCGCTGCCGTACGAAGCGGCCAGCACCCCTCAGAAGGCGCTGCCGACCAACATCCAGGCGATCGCCAAGTAA
- the cyoE gene encoding heme o synthase: MSRASTNPRFSPPAAALTVPQSHRASAARWRDYLQLAKPRIVTLELIVAAAAACIAAPHELDPRVLVEALAATALVAGSASAANQLLERRVDARMRRTADRPLPAGRVTPLEAAALSAVTLVVGLAWLVLRVNLLTAALGAASWILYVAIYTPLKTRTPLNTVVGAVAGALPLLMGWTATGRPLGLTAAALACVLFLWQFPHFMAIAWLYRRDYAQAGHRMLTVVDPTGVRAGVQAVLGALAILPVSLVPALAPTSGSPGVYSVWALTLGGAQLALAIRFCFDRDDASARLLLKSTLVFLPAWMGVLLMVSL, encoded by the coding sequence ATGAGCCGCGCCTCGACCAATCCCCGCTTCTCCCCGCCGGCAGCCGCGCTGACCGTTCCGCAGTCGCACCGGGCGAGCGCCGCTCGCTGGCGCGATTATCTGCAACTCGCCAAACCGCGGATCGTGACGCTGGAACTGATCGTCGCCGCCGCGGCGGCTTGCATCGCGGCGCCCCACGAGCTCGATCCGCGCGTGCTCGTCGAGGCCCTGGCCGCGACCGCCCTGGTGGCCGGCAGCGCCAGCGCGGCCAATCAACTGCTCGAACGTCGCGTCGACGCCCGCATGCGCCGCACGGCCGACCGACCTCTGCCCGCAGGGCGGGTGACGCCGCTCGAGGCGGCGGCGCTGTCTGCCGTGACGCTGGTCGTCGGCCTGGCGTGGCTTGTGCTGCGCGTGAATCTGCTGACGGCCGCCTTGGGCGCGGCAAGCTGGATATTGTACGTGGCGATTTACACCCCGCTGAAAACTCGCACGCCGTTGAACACCGTCGTCGGCGCCGTCGCCGGGGCGTTGCCGCTGCTAATGGGCTGGACCGCAACCGGCCGGCCCCTGGGTCTGACCGCTGCAGCGCTGGCCTGCGTGCTGTTTCTGTGGCAGTTTCCCCACTTCATGGCGATCGCGTGGCTTTATCGCCGCGACTATGCTCAGGCGGGCCATCGCATGCTTACGGTGGTCGATCCGACGGGCGTGCGCGCCGGCGTGCAGGCCGTGCTCGGAGCGCTGGCGATCTTGCCGGTGAGCCTTGTGCCCGCCCTGGCGCCGACCAGCGGCAGCCCGGGCGTTTACTCGGTGTGGGCCTTGACGCTGGGGGGAGCCCAACTCGCTCTGGCGATTCGCTTTTGTTTCGACCGCGACGACGCCTCGGCACGGCTGCTGCTCAAGAGCACGCTCGTGTTCCTCCCCGCCTGGATGGGCGTCCTGCTGATGGTGAGCCTCTGA
- a CDS encoding COX15/CtaA family protein yields the protein MPSTAASPQSSWPHRWAWVLACATFPLVWWGGWVVASGSGMAFRDWLTSDGVAMPLYPWLSSAGDKFIEHGHRLLGMVVGALTIVLVVSCHVAPERTAVRRYSLALLVGVIAQGALGGLRVVLDERVVALVHGATAANSGATMSGGARVVALVHGATGPLFFAAAAGMVVLTSSRWQNEPSLTNPGQPDYKLRRLALICAGLAYAQLLLGVVVRHSALMIGDRAPALFEGAAYLHVLVAAAVVVHLALLAVRSRRVEQLRGVTAGLAALVAVQFILGIATWLAKYGWPAWATSLVGERHYLNREAESVRAIIVTGHGAIGALIVALAVVAALLAAKRIGTHVAAACGAAACVGRSFA from the coding sequence ATGCCGTCGACCGCCGCATCGCCGCAAAGCTCGTGGCCCCATCGCTGGGCCTGGGTCTTGGCGTGCGCGACCTTTCCGCTCGTCTGGTGGGGCGGGTGGGTCGTCGCCTCGGGCTCGGGGATGGCCTTTCGCGATTGGCTCACCTCCGACGGCGTGGCGATGCCGCTCTACCCGTGGCTAAGTTCCGCCGGCGACAAGTTTATCGAGCACGGCCACCGGTTGTTGGGGATGGTCGTGGGCGCGCTGACGATCGTGTTGGTCGTCTCCTGCCATGTGGCGCCCGAGCGCACCGCAGTGCGGCGGTACAGCTTGGCTCTGCTGGTCGGGGTGATCGCTCAGGGGGCGCTTGGGGGTTTGCGCGTCGTACTCGACGAGCGAGTCGTCGCGCTGGTGCACGGCGCCACGGCGGCGAATTCCGGCGCGACGATGAGCGGCGGCGCGCGAGTCGTCGCGCTGGTGCACGGCGCCACGGGCCCGCTGTTCTTCGCCGCCGCCGCCGGGATGGTCGTCCTCACCTCGTCGCGATGGCAGAACGAACCTTCGCTCACGAACCCCGGTCAACCCGATTACAAGCTGCGACGCCTCGCTCTCATCTGTGCGGGGTTGGCCTATGCCCAACTGCTGCTGGGGGTCGTCGTGCGGCACAGCGCGCTGATGATCGGCGACCGGGCCCCGGCGCTGTTCGAGGGGGCCGCGTATTTGCACGTCCTCGTCGCGGCGGCGGTCGTCGTCCACTTAGCGCTCTTGGCGGTGCGGTCGCGTCGCGTGGAGCAACTGCGGGGCGTCACGGCCGGATTGGCTGCGCTCGTGGCCGTTCAATTCATCCTGGGGATCGCGACTTGGCTTGCCAAGTACGGCTGGCCTGCGTGGGCGACTTCGCTGGTCGGGGAGCGCCACTATCTCAATCGCGAGGCTGAATCGGTTCGGGCGATCATCGTCACTGGGCACGGCGCCATCGGGGCGCTGATCGTCGCCTTGGCGGTCGTCGCCGCCTTGCTTGCCGCAAAACGAATCGGAACGCACGTCGCCGCGGCATGCGGCGCCGCCGCCTGCGTCGGGAGGTCGTTTGCATGA
- a CDS encoding c-type cytochrome, translating into MPATEQTWRNQKLLHVVFAVSAVVMAIATIWLVAKDQNREWKDLQLADRKKDAWMLASRRDFLADQYSDKVTDYEMRLRLAKVEPIDPELIEDFKGEVLLEDQRLAGADTIEELGDQAAEKAAATSGDAGSTKQFDRLDAALTAFNEAATKVAEARDVAQAEDASSDAPRQLAAAETAAIAARDKLGARLGAFVAEARRRENKLVGEKKSANGVRTAVVSKKGLMVHEGAGQEALDKVQAEIDQLDEQLAELTAEISAAKTYRMDLEAIVADVNSQETEIQKELATIHTELTRLTEQVKLNTSNVGEWITRWPVLSALYNGNIRIDQIWLPDLTINYNFSQVARFDRCTTCHRAISKTAPGTATDPLYPNVPKSERDFTATILAPERPEELDLGAAATRTKALRDLYGLVLSDSGIIKGADVTVHYTIPESPAAIAGLEPGDVIRSVGGVAVQSPDGVKDGLLKLVKWESPVAIEIHRGLDQPFTAHPRLDLYLTDLSPHPQKDFGCTICHDGQGSGTEFKWTSHTPDDWKQEQDWIRNHGWFDNHHWIFPMRPARFAESNCLKCHHDKGGLEPSERFPEPPAASLVEGWTLVEEYGCYGCHEMNGYNGPNQRIGPDVRLEPAFHELAQAILRDENLSDEQRELAERIVVAPDDSVARNELLTELSTAAAEGETELSARTLALVSVLKDVETPGVYRKSGPSLRHLAAKVEFDWLYSWIRKPSDFRPTTKMPQFFMQYEHLTEEEDAAELHASLKFEPIEILALSRFLLNNSVEFEYQDAPENVTEEPSAERGAWLFESRGCLACHSHGEFPEAKANQGPDLSEIAAKLNTTKGRKWLYSWLKQPHRYHLRTSMPVLYLDPIVETGEDGRPSGAVTDPAADIAEYLLSVTSDWKPQGIPAPQLDADQEQALAELALEWLKSDAIPEARAKKYLADGVPDHMASKLKADERVLLGMNAANRVDKQLEFVARRTIGKYGCFGCHDIPGYEDAKPIGTALADWGRKESSKLAFENIGSFLEKHGIDPSIEVEYGDGGKLSVKRLGHDDHAHGGHGGHLDPGAKGIGKDDSYFVQAINKHVRDGFAWQKLRYPRSYDYKTTRNKSFNDRLRMPKFPFTDDQREAVMTFLLGLVSEPPAPQYVYAPTGAQKAIVEGRQVLERFNCAGCHTLKMEQWQFGYRDGDFDTASTVDDFPFLKPAFTPKDVAASLAVDQRGMMHATVHGMPVLDEETGQVTWVDEDREPISPEELAEAEAEEGETIPVFYKFTLWRNALVGGEPRLRGIEELLIPADRTKYGPAEGQAYPAWGGDLARYLFPKVIEKAKERNPQVNGKEAWGWLPPPLMEEGEKVQTDWLHGFLMDPSPLRPAAVMRMPNFKMSSAEAAKLTNYFAAASGAEFPYEYKPQQSSSYVAAVAAGDKQETKLDEAMRIVTSGNYCVKCHAVSDFQPQGDRATFGPPLSEVYRRLRPDYVRDWVANPNRILPYTGMPVNIPYRPDDPQLGGVSQDLYHGTSLEQLRGLVDLLMNFDAYAKGRTDVSGLVQESAAQSAAGSAAGGE; encoded by the coding sequence ATGCCTGCCACAGAACAAACTTGGCGTAACCAGAAGCTGCTGCACGTCGTGTTCGCAGTCAGCGCGGTCGTCATGGCGATTGCCACGATTTGGCTTGTCGCCAAGGACCAGAACCGCGAGTGGAAAGACCTGCAGCTTGCGGATCGCAAGAAAGACGCCTGGATGCTGGCGTCCCGGCGGGATTTTCTCGCCGACCAGTATTCGGACAAGGTGACCGACTACGAAATGCGGCTGCGCTTGGCGAAGGTCGAGCCGATCGATCCGGAACTGATCGAGGATTTCAAAGGCGAAGTCCTGTTGGAAGACCAGCGGCTGGCCGGGGCCGACACGATCGAGGAATTGGGCGATCAAGCGGCGGAAAAGGCGGCCGCGACGTCGGGCGACGCCGGTTCGACGAAGCAGTTCGATCGCCTCGACGCAGCGTTGACTGCGTTCAACGAGGCGGCGACCAAGGTCGCCGAGGCCCGTGACGTCGCGCAAGCCGAGGACGCCTCTTCCGACGCCCCTCGCCAATTGGCCGCCGCTGAAACGGCGGCGATCGCCGCGCGCGACAAGCTGGGCGCTCGCCTCGGCGCGTTCGTCGCCGAGGCTCGCCGGCGCGAAAACAAGCTCGTCGGCGAGAAGAAGTCGGCTAACGGCGTCCGCACCGCGGTCGTAAGCAAAAAAGGGCTGATGGTCCACGAAGGGGCGGGCCAAGAAGCGCTCGACAAGGTCCAGGCCGAGATCGACCAGCTTGACGAACAACTGGCCGAACTGACCGCCGAGATTTCCGCGGCCAAGACCTATCGCATGGACCTCGAGGCGATCGTCGCGGACGTCAACTCGCAGGAAACGGAGATCCAGAAGGAACTGGCGACGATCCACACCGAACTGACTCGACTGACCGAGCAGGTGAAGCTCAATACGTCGAACGTGGGCGAATGGATCACGCGCTGGCCGGTGCTCAGCGCCCTGTACAACGGCAACATTCGCATCGATCAGATTTGGTTGCCGGATCTGACGATCAACTACAACTTCTCGCAAGTGGCGCGGTTCGACCGATGCACGACGTGCCACCGGGCGATCTCGAAGACGGCTCCCGGGACGGCGACCGACCCGCTCTATCCGAACGTGCCGAAGAGCGAGCGCGACTTCACGGCGACGATCCTCGCCCCCGAACGGCCTGAGGAACTCGATCTGGGCGCGGCCGCGACACGAACCAAGGCGCTGCGCGATCTGTACGGGCTGGTGCTGTCGGATTCGGGCATCATCAAGGGCGCCGACGTCACGGTCCACTACACGATCCCCGAGTCGCCGGCGGCGATCGCGGGGCTTGAGCCGGGGGACGTGATCAGGTCGGTGGGCGGCGTCGCGGTGCAGAGCCCCGACGGCGTCAAGGACGGGCTGCTCAAGCTCGTGAAATGGGAATCGCCCGTGGCGATCGAAATCCATCGCGGGCTCGATCAGCCCTTCACCGCTCATCCGCGGCTCGACCTGTATCTGACCGATCTCAGCCCGCATCCGCAAAAGGACTTCGGCTGCACGATCTGCCACGACGGCCAAGGGAGCGGCACGGAGTTCAAGTGGACGTCGCATACCCCCGACGATTGGAAGCAAGAGCAGGACTGGATCCGCAACCACGGCTGGTTTGACAACCACCACTGGATCTTCCCGATGCGGCCGGCGCGGTTCGCCGAGAGCAACTGCCTGAAGTGCCATCACGACAAGGGGGGCTTGGAGCCGAGCGAGCGCTTCCCCGAGCCGCCGGCCGCCTCGCTGGTCGAGGGCTGGACCCTGGTCGAGGAGTACGGCTGCTACGGCTGCCATGAAATGAACGGCTACAACGGTCCCAATCAGCGGATTGGTCCCGACGTGCGGCTCGAGCCCGCGTTCCACGAACTTGCCCAAGCGATTCTGCGCGACGAGAACCTCTCCGACGAGCAGCGGGAATTGGCCGAGCGGATCGTCGTCGCCCCTGACGATTCGGTCGCTCGGAACGAGCTGTTGACCGAACTAAGCACCGCCGCCGCCGAGGGCGAGACCGAGCTGTCGGCCCGGACTCTGGCGCTGGTGAGCGTGCTGAAGGACGTGGAGACCCCCGGAGTCTACCGCAAGTCGGGGCCCAGCCTGCGGCATCTCGCGGCGAAGGTCGAGTTCGATTGGCTCTACAGTTGGATTCGCAAGCCATCGGACTTCCGCCCGACGACCAAGATGCCGCAGTTCTTCATGCAGTACGAGCATCTCACCGAGGAGGAGGACGCCGCGGAACTTCACGCGAGCCTCAAATTCGAGCCGATCGAGATCCTCGCGTTGTCGCGATTCCTGCTGAACAACAGCGTCGAGTTCGAGTACCAGGACGCCCCCGAGAACGTCACCGAAGAGCCCTCGGCCGAGCGCGGCGCATGGCTGTTCGAGTCGCGGGGCTGTTTGGCGTGTCATTCGCACGGCGAGTTCCCCGAGGCCAAGGCGAATCAGGGCCCCGACTTGTCTGAAATCGCCGCCAAGCTCAACACGACCAAGGGGCGCAAGTGGCTCTACTCGTGGCTCAAGCAGCCGCACCGTTACCACCTGCGCACTAGTATGCCCGTGCTGTATCTCGATCCGATCGTCGAGACGGGCGAGGACGGTCGCCCGTCGGGGGCTGTCACCGACCCCGCGGCCGACATCGCCGAGTATCTGCTCAGCGTGACGAGCGATTGGAAGCCGCAGGGGATCCCCGCGCCGCAACTGGACGCGGATCAGGAGCAGGCGCTGGCCGAACTGGCGCTGGAGTGGCTCAAGAGCGACGCGATTCCCGAGGCCCGGGCGAAGAAGTACCTGGCCGACGGGGTCCCCGATCACATGGCCTCGAAACTGAAGGCCGACGAGCGGGTCTTGCTGGGCATGAACGCTGCGAACCGCGTCGACAAGCAGCTTGAGTTCGTCGCTCGCCGGACGATCGGCAAGTACGGCTGTTTCGGCTGCCACGACATCCCCGGTTACGAGGACGCCAAGCCGATCGGCACCGCCTTGGCCGACTGGGGCCGCAAGGAGTCGTCGAAGCTGGCGTTCGAGAACATCGGCTCGTTCCTCGAGAAGCACGGCATCGATCCGTCGATCGAAGTCGAGTACGGCGACGGGGGCAAGCTTTCCGTAAAGCGCCTCGGTCACGACGACCATGCCCATGGCGGTCATGGCGGGCATCTCGATCCTGGGGCCAAGGGAATCGGCAAGGACGACAGCTACTTCGTCCAGGCGATCAACAAGCATGTCCGCGACGGTTTCGCTTGGCAGAAGCTTCGCTACCCGCGCAGCTACGACTACAAGACGACTCGCAACAAAAGCTTCAACGATCGGCTGCGGATGCCGAAGTTCCCGTTCACCGACGACCAGCGCGAGGCGGTGATGACGTTCCTGCTGGGGTTGGTCAGTGAACCGCCGGCGCCGCAGTACGTCTATGCTCCGACCGGGGCCCAGAAAGCGATCGTCGAGGGCCGGCAGGTGCTCGAACGGTTCAACTGCGCCGGTTGCCACACGCTGAAAATGGAGCAGTGGCAGTTCGGCTACCGGGACGGCGATTTCGACACCGCGTCGACGGTCGACGACTTTCCGTTCCTGAAGCCCGCGTTCACTCCCAAAGACGTCGCCGCTTCGCTTGCGGTCGATCAGCGAGGCATGATGCACGCCACTGTGCACGGCATGCCGGTTCTCGACGAGGAGACGGGGCAGGTCACGTGGGTCGACGAGGATCGCGAGCCCATCTCGCCGGAAGAACTCGCCGAAGCGGAGGCCGAGGAAGGCGAAACGATCCCTGTGTTCTACAAGTTCACCCTCTGGCGCAACGCGCTGGTGGGAGGCGAACCGCGGCTGCGGGGCATCGAGGAATTGCTGATCCCGGCCGACCGGACGAAGTACGGCCCGGCCGAAGGGCAGGCGTATCCGGCGTGGGGGGGCGACTTGGCTCGGTACCTGTTCCCCAAGGTCATCGAAAAGGCCAAAGAGCGCAACCCGCAGGTCAACGGCAAAGAGGCCTGGGGCTGGCTCCCGCCGCCGCTGATGGAAGAGGGAGAGAAGGTGCAAACCGACTGGCTGCACGGGTTCCTTATGGATCCCAGCCCGTTGCGTCCTGCGGCGGTGATGCGAATGCCCAACTTCAAGATGTCCTCGGCCGAAGCGGCGAAGCTGACCAATTACTTCGCCGCGGCGAGCGGGGCCGAGTTCCCGTACGAGTACAAGCCGCAACAGTCTTCGAGTTACGTCGCCGCGGTGGCCGCGGGAGATAAGCAGGAGACGAAGCTCGACGAGGCGATGCGAATCGTCACCAGCGGCAATTACTGCGTGAAGTGCCACGCGGTGTCGGACTTTCAGCCGCAGGGAGATCGCGCGACCTTCGGCCCCCCCTTGTCGGAGGTTTACCGCCGGCTGCGGCCCGATTACGTCCGCGATTGGGTCGCCAACCCGAATCGAATTCTGCCGTACACGGGCATGCCGGTGAACATTCCCTATCGACCGGACGATCCGCAACTGGGGGGCGTCAGCCAGGACCTGTACCATGGCACGAGCCTCGAGCAATTGCGGGGGTTGGTCGACTTGCTGATGAATTTCGACGCCTACGCTAAGGGCCGGACCGATGTGTCGGGGCTGGTGCAGGAGTCGGCGGCGCAGAGCGCTGCGGGGAGCGCCGCGGGAGGAGAATGA